One genomic segment of Myripristis murdjan chromosome 20, fMyrMur1.1, whole genome shotgun sequence includes these proteins:
- the LOC115378677 gene encoding uncharacterized protein LOC115378677 → MPRAKSHRRAQALKRRMAQPQPWTPQPPVPEFVARRGTGYRHRVRRWPTSELTQRSFKLVTPAQQPDQKMVFVVGASHLRPMVDGIVAMPEGPVSFAFLSVPGAHAAELRTEVSHAALPWTPDVVCVMAPSNNLTASRNIGEASLDFGALLATVCSRWAKVFVLDFPPRLNIEPGLQELFRQEFRRVAARMGLPYVSLAEHLPLDRLELWSRDSVHLSDSDGTPILVQVLWDAAVRQLAPPPPPPPLVPTRTSPRARVSPVLVVTGHHPAPRHRDPLEWTVVGQEGKARASPVQESVIPSNPVWFSGDMLEAMETVSPSSDDDDDDTAIPPAGQVNCLKIISMKHPHLPMTLLLSLSYLMISLALQITNDSLCECVCELLM, encoded by the exons ATGCCCCGTGCCAAGTCCCACCGGCGTGCCCAGGCCCTGAAGCGGAGGATGGCGCAGCCGCAGCCGTGGACCCCCCAGCCACCTGTCCCCGAGTTCGTTGCTC GGCGCGGTACCGGTTACCGCCATCGCGTGCGGAGATGGCCAACTTCGGAGCTGACCCAGCGGAGCTTCAAGTTGGTCACTCCAGCTCAGCAGCCGGACCAGAag atggtgttcgtCGTGGGAGCCTCCCACCTGCGGCCCATGGTGGATGGGATCGTCGCCATGCCAGAGGGACCTGTCtcctttgcttttctctctgttccaggtgcgcatgcagcagagctgaggacggaggtGTCGCACGCCGCTCTCCCCTGGACCCCGGACGTGGTCTGCGTGATGGCCCCCAGCAACAACCTCACGGCCAGCAGGAACATCGGAGAGGCGTCGCTGGACTTCGGtgctctcctggctacagtCTGCAGCCGCTGGGcgaag gtgtttgtgCTGGATTTCCCTCCACGCCTGAACATCgagcctggcctgcaggagctgtttcGCCAGGAGTTCCGCCGTGTCGCAGCACGCATGG GTCTCCCGTACGTGTCTCTGGCAGAGCACCTCCCTCTGGATcgtttggagctgtggagccgtgacagt gtgcacctCAGCGACAGCGATGGAACGCCGATCCTGGTCCAGGTCCTGTGGGACGCCGCTGTCCGCcagctggctcctcctcctcctcctccgcctttGGTGCCCACCCGGACTTCGCCTCGTGCCAGGGTCTCCCCCGTGCTGGTCGTGACGGGACACCACCCCGCGCCCCGTCACCGCGACCCACTGGAGTGGACCGTGGTCGGACAGGAGGGCAAG gctcgAGCATCTCCGGTGCAAGAGTCTGTCATCCCGTCCAACCCCGTTTGGTTCAGCGGCGACATGTTGGAGGCCATGGAGACGGTTTCTCCTTCTTcagacgacgacgacgacgacacTGCCATtccaccagctggccaggtaaaCTGCCTGAAAATTATATCAATGAAGCACCCTCACCTGCCGATGACATTATTGCTTTCTCTGAGCTACTTAATGATCAGTCTTGCTCTTCAGATAACTAATGAttccctgtgtgagtgtgtgtgtgaattgttGATGTGA
- the LOC115379244 gene encoding uncharacterized protein LOC115379244: MWLRSQAAPLHLAPLGILIPHLPTVLATPSPARVTVPASGSRPAVQQVEATAQESASAVPGMVVGREEVAAACPAVLEERQKISKAKAVFVPSVCVRDVQFESNANAVLELDGHMFRFSFGDTVLGEVGVTEGEYIDFGVFISLRNGLERIFSQYTTCLLTVCGNTTAIVREGGRFAVVDSHSRSHTGLLHHNGTSVVLHFACLNDLHHYICRLADILRSREKLFELCGVTVSTGASPARSGVSVESLITGMSAAPASESSLLTEAGRKTEVSAGSFAPECGLGVAASPALSGISVLTFSSKVSSSSVAEPTVTDGRKRVISSDTCMSKKFKSFDASEVNFDVEFVSEVGSPVSTEVGLLGVPCSKDRIVADGNCFFRAISQAVSGSQKHHRRIRLAVCKELQRNTDRYQSLLRSEYSSVLEYIQQSRMTRVGSWATEVEIQATADWEKAKLLSVEKYCKNLPHRERIKQMSIRKYRESIEHRETVKDKSVGKYRDSIEHRERVKGMSLVKYRDSIEHRERVKARSLGKYRDSIEHREKVIERSKSKYHGSVEHKQKVISGVRLSRKQKVEKSEDFSFVMDQFLAKVRDGPDFVCCVCHRLFFRFQVVSCAREFYRRSSATAAIADKCIGEHYLHSCNEECVVPCSLVSSRGQLWICYTCDHKLSTGEMPAECWVNNLQLDPIPSELGCLNSLEQHLIALHIPFMKMLALPKGGQNGVHGPVTCVPANIVQTTNVLPRSNMEGSLLQVKLKRKLTYKGYYEYQFVDTLRVRQALEYLKRTNVHYRDIEFNEDWVNEFVRQEDREKEEAESGSEGEAEVRSHQDRGQGETGDVQESSDITQDELLHDRQQHCMFQDTCLMPVDIGQEALDQYFKDILNIAPAEGNSPVRMLSDHTNEAKCFPVLFPAGDKTFRDSRSHHLTLSRYLNNRIMHADGRFARNVEYIFFAQYMSELDRVVSSVSVALRKGKEGQRPQRITEDMLTDADALKQLLACDDGFRFLKPIRGTPAFWQSVQKDVMACVRQLGIPTWFCSFSSADMRWQNLLTSILKQEGRSQTVEDLEWADRCELLRRNPVTAARMFDYRWHCFLKEVLMSPCQPIGKIVDYFYRVEYQQRGSPHVHCLFWIEGAPQIDRNTDEEVIEFIDRYVTCELPSDDDTLLDTVSSVQTHSKRHSKSCRKHKTTCRFNFPKPVSARTFICRMLECKCDRKKTAETEPGSENRPVCKCFEDRDKMPENVAQAILTAVKLAVDSDVPPASVEDLFCALGINQEIFEFAYRRLEKRHKVVYRRGVNEVWVNQYSKQLLKCWNANMDISFVTDAYAVVIYILSYITKAEREIGLLLTNAQKEAKTQGNLSAKEALRKLGSVYLHNRDVCAQEAVYRLTNMHLKECSRKVVFVPTGSRIVRMSLPLSVLRQKAASRDLGEDEMWMTGIVDRYKNRPNSDVFANMCMATFASEYRVLTKNEKSKDRIQLNNDLGFILRRTRTQFAVVRYMRFRLDRQEEAHFQSLLQLFLPYRTDSDLKPEGFELFEQFYNDGQVTFSDGSVHSVCDVVGENRARFEVNCPHLELAQEIAAQNNGVDEDVWGELCPEQEAERLEGLEEKRQQREGEIAEEQLVEAMENVPDLIVGGRQVAQVERNRSMLSRSEGLALIRSLNETQLDVFYKVRQWCLQKVMGKNPEPLRVFVTGGAGTGKSHLIRAIEYEAGRLLSTLCDQPNDICVLLTAPTGIAAYNLNAATIHHTLSIGKQASLPYTPLGEDKLNSLRAKLSHLQILIIDEISMVDHNVLAYVHGRLRQVKQTGDFSPFGNVSVIAVGDFYQLPPVKGKPLYSSPVGVDLWCNFSIVELKKIVRQKDSVFAELLNRLRVRSRATPMLDSDVEMLKMRETGEVSSALHIFATNRQVSEHNLNYLFDCCPDYVTVEAQDFVNNRTTGNLERMPGHHGVAADTSLPETLCLARNARVMLCKNVDVADGLVNGACGTVTQLVFGEDSTFPLTVYVRFDDVNIGSDRRKNRAHAAVECLQSTAIDPETERATKRGGVRRQFPLRLAWACTVHKVQGLTVDEAVVSLKRVFAPGQAYVALSRVRALSGLIIRDFTEKVIYCKDAIKEALDSMPPFLIEQPKPSLNAHSFSVYLMNVQNLSRHLVDLVSCTQHLQLTCIAVTETWLTAQSSLDSVQIEGYTFHSRPRGLCYSSSNPKLLELKDLEHGGVGLYSVDNLDCNILQVPDLNLECLVCLCNKFNILLAVIYRPPCYPNCLFKQNLGRLLDWLHPISNTIVIMGDFNENILKTSSISKFMGEKGFSQHVTQETTEKGTLIDHVYVKTTRYDVECAVMPTYFSDHEGVLCSFSVQDDQGLAVDFEEVEGLFESDFVLDED, translated from the exons atgtggctcaggtcccaggctgctccacTACATCTGGCTCCCCTCGGCATCCTGATTCCTCATCtgccaact GTGCtggcaacaccttcacctgcccgtgtCACCGTGCCTGCCTCCGGGTCCAGACCAGcagtgcagcag gtggaggcgacagcCCAGGAGTCTGCCAGCGCGGTGCCGGGGATGGTTGTTGGTCGGGAGGAGGTCGCCGCAGCGTGCCCTGCCGTCCTGGAGGAGCGACAGAAGATCAGCAAagctaaggctgtttttgttccttctgtttgtgttcGTGATGTTCAGTTTGAGTCTAACGCTAATGCTGTG TTGGAATTAGACGGACACATGTTTAGGTTCAGTTTTGGTGACACGGTGTTAGGCGAAGTAGGCGTGACCGAAGGTGAATACATCGATTTCGGTGTGTTCATCAGCTTGCGTAATGGACTGGAGAGAATCTTCAGTCAATACACCACATGTCTTTTGACAGTGTGtggaaacaccactgccatcgtgCGTGAGGGTGGACGGTTTGCTGTGGTCGACAGTCACTCACGCAGTCACACTGGCTTGTTACACCACAATGGTACAAGCGTGGTTCTGCATTTTGCGTGTCTCAACgacctgcaccactacatctgtcgtTTGGCTGACATTCTCCGTTCAAGggagaagctctttgagctgtgtggtgttACGGTCAGCACGGGTGCAAGTCCAGcgcggtctggtgtgtctgtggagagtctcATCACTGGGATGAGCGCTGCTCCAGCATCAGAGTCTAGTTtgctcactgaggctgggagaaaaaCTGAGGTGTCTGCAGGCAGTTTTGCACCCGAGTGTGGTCTCGGCGTAGCCGCAAGTCcggcactgtctggcatttctgtgttgACTTTCTCCAGCAAGGTGAGCAGCAGTTCAGTGGCAGAACCAACGGTGACCGATGGCAGAAAGCGTGTCATTTCTTCCGACACTTGTATGTCGAAGAAATTCAAGAGCTTCGATGCTAGTGAGGTCAATTTTGACGTAGAGTTTGTTAGCGAG GTTGGTAGTCCGGTATCCACAGAGGTGGGGTTGTTAGGTGTTCCATGTAGCAAAGATAGGATTGTGGCTGATGGTAACTGCTTTttcagagccatctctcaggctgtgagtgGTTCACAGAAGCACCATCGCAGGATTAGGCTAGCTGTGTGTAAAGAgttgcagagaaacacagacagatatcAGAGTCTTTTGAGGAGTGAgtactcctctgtgttagaGTACATTCAGCAGTCCAGGATGACACGTGTCGGCAGTTGGGCCACAGAGGTGGAGATTCAGGCGACAGCGGATTG GGAGAAGGCTAAGTTGTTGAGTGTAGAAAAGTATTGTAAGAATTtgccccacagagagaggattAAACAGATGAGTATTCGTAAATATAGAGAAAGCATTGAGCATAGGGAGACAGTTAAGGACAAGAGCGTGGgcaaatatagggacagcatTGAGCATAGGGAGAGAGTGAAGGGCATGAGTTTGGTCAAATATAGGGACAGTAttgagcacagggagagagtaAAGGCCAGGAGTTTGGGCAAATATAGGGACAGTATTGAGCACAGGGAGAAAGTTATAGAGAGGAGTAAGAGTAAGTATCATGGTAGTGTAGAGCATAAGCAGAAAGTTATTTCTGGTGTTAGGTTAAGTAGGAAGCAGAAGGTGGAGAAGTCAGAAGATTTTAGCTTTGTTATGGATCAGTTTTTGGCAAAGGTTAGAGATGGACcagattttgtgtgctgtgtttgtcatAGGTTGTTTTTTAGATTTCAAGTGGTAAGTTGTGCAAGGGAATTTTATAGGCGAAGTTCAGCAACAGCTGCTATTGCAGATAAGTGTATAGGCGAGCATTATTTGCATAGCTGTAATGAGGAGTGTGTTGTACCCTGTTCGTTGGTGTCGTCGCGCGGTCAACTGTGGATTTGTTACACGTGTGATCATAAGCTTAGCACAGGTGAGATGCCGGCTGAATGCTGGGTTAACAACTTGCAGCTGGATCCCATTCCATCTGAACTGGGATGTTTGAATAGTTTAGAGCAGCATTTGATAGCGTTACATATTCCGTTTATGAAAATGTTGGCACTGCCTAAAGGCGGGCAGAATGGAGTACATGGACCAGTGACATGTGTTCCAGCCAACATTGTTCAGACGACAAATGTGTTGCCACGTTCAAATATGGAAgggtctctgcttcaggttaagctgaagcGGAAACTCACGTATAAAGGCTATTACGAGTACCAGTTTGTGGATACGTTGCGTGTAAGACAGGCGCTAGAGTACTTAAAGAGGACAAATGTTCATTATAGGGATATAGAGTTTAATGAGGACTGGGTAAATGAGTTTGTTAGGCAGGAAGatagggagaaggaagaggccGAGTCAGGCAGTGAGGGTGAGGCTGAGGTTAGGTCACATCAGGACAGAGGTCAGGGTGAAACTGGTGATGTACAGGAATCATCAGACATAACACAGGATGAACTgttacatgacagacaacagcactgcatgtttcaggacacttgtcttatgcctgttgatattggtcaggaagctttagatcagtattttaaggatattttgaaCATTGCGCCTGCAGAAGGGAATAGTCCGGTAAGAATGCTTTCTGACCACACAAATGAGGCAAAGTGTTTCCCTGTGTTGTTCCCTGCGGGTGATAAGACCTTCCGTGACAGTCGGTCTCATCACTTGACGTTGTCGCGTTATCTCAATAACCGGATTATGCATGCCGACGGTCGTTTTGCGCGGAACGTCGAGTACATATTTTTTGCACAGTACATGTCGGAGTTGGACAGggttgtgtccagtgtttctgtgGCATTGCGTAAGGGTAAAGAAGGTCAGAGGCCTCAACGCATTACTGAGGACATGTTAACTGATGCGGACgccttgaagcagttgttggcgtgTGATGATGGGTTTAGGTTTCTTAAACCCATTAGAGGAACTCCGGCCTTTTGGCAGTCTGTTCAGAAGGACGTAATGGCTTGCGTGCGTCAATTGGGTATTCCGACGTGGTTTTGTTCGTTTTCGTCTGCGGATATGCGCTGGCAGAATCTtctgaccagcatcctgaaacaggaaggcagatcgcAGACGGTAGAGGATTTGGAGTGGGCTGACAGGTGCGAGTTGCTGCGTCGTAATCCGGTCACCGCGGCGAGGATGTTTGActacaggtggcattgttttctgaaagaggttctcatgtctccctgtcaacCAATCGGCAAAATTGTGGATTACTTTTATAGGGTAGAATATCAACAAAGAGGCTCACCACAtgtacactgtttgttttggatcgAGGGTGCTCCCCAAATTGATAGAAATACAGATGAGGAAGTGATAGAATTTATTGACCGGTACGTTACATGTGAGCTaccctcagatgatgacacactattggacacggtgtcatctgttcaaacgcattccaaacgacattcaaagtcgtgtagaaaacacaaaacgacatgtcgtttcaatttcccaaaacctgtttctgcgcgtacattcatttgtagaatgTTAGAATGCAAGTGCGATAGGAAGAAGACAGCGGAGACCGAACCTGGTtcagaaaacaggccagtcTGTAAGTGTTTTGAAGATAGAGATAAGATGCCAGAAAACGTTGCGCAGGCTATTCTAACAGCTGTTAAGCTGGCTGTGGACAGTGATGTGCCTCCTGCTAGTGTAGAGGACTTGTTTTGTGCTTTAGGAATAAATCAGGAGATCTTTGAGTTCGCTTATAGGCGTTTAGAGAAGAGGCATAAGGTTGTGTATAGGAGAGGGGTGAACGAGGTTTGGGTTAATCAGTATAGTAAGCagttgttgaagtgctggaatgctaacatggacattagctttgtcaccGACGCCTACGCAGTAGTAATATACATACTATCGTATATtacgaaagcagagagagaaattggcctattattgactaatgcccaaaaagaagccaaaacacaagggaatctctctgctaaagaagccctgcggaagctgggcagtgtatatttacacaacagagatgTTTGTGCGCAGGAGGCGGTGTATAGGCTAACGAACATGCACCTGAAGGAGTGTTCCAGgaaggttgtgtttgtgccgacagGGAGCAGGATAGTTAGGATGAGTTTGCCCCTTAGTGTTTTGAGGCAGAAGGCGGCCTCCCGTGATCTTGGGGAGGATGAGATGTGGATGACAGGCATAGTGGATAGGTATAAGAATAGGCCTAACAGCGATGTGTTTGCAAACATGTGTATGGCCACCTTTGCATCTGAGTATCGTGTTCtcaccaaaaatgaaaagtctaaGGACAGAATTCAATTGAACAATGATTTAGGATTCATTCTGAGGAGAACacgcactcagtttgcagtggtgcgGTACATGCGTTTCAGGTTGGATAGACAGGAagaggcacattttcagagcctgctgcagctgtttcttccttatagaactgactcagacctcaaacctgaaggctttgagctgtttgaaCAGTTCTATAACGATGGCCAGGTGACGTTTAGCGACGGGTCTGTGCATTCGGTTTGCGATGTCGTCGGCGAGAATAGGGCCAGGTTTGAGGTCAATTGTCCTCACCTTGAGTTAGCTCAGGAGATAGCTGCGCAGAATAACGGGGTAGATGAagatgtttggggtgagctgtgtcctgaacaggaagcggaaCGCCTTGAAGGTTTAGAGGAGAagaggcagcagcgggaagGTGAGATAGCTGAGGAACAATTAGTTGAAGCGATGGAGAATGTTCCAGATttgattgttggtggcagacaggtagcgcaggtagagagaaacaggtccatGTTGTCTAGAAGTGAGGGTTTGGCGCTCATTaggtctctgaatgagacacagctGGATGTTTTTTATAAGGTGAGACAGTGGTGTTTGCAGaaggtgatgggtaaaaacCCAGAGCCTCTGCGTGTATTTGTCACAGGTGGCGCAGGAACGGGGAAAAGTCATTTGATTAGGGCTATTGAGTATGAGGCAGGgaggctgctgtcaacactttgtgatcaacCAAACGATATCTGTGTTTTGCTAACTGCTCCTACTGGAATAGCTGCATACAatttgaatgcagcaacaattcatcatacattgagtattggcaaacaggctagtttaccttacacccctctgggtgaagataaactaaactctttgcgaGCTAAATTGAGtcacctccaaattttaattattGATGAAATCAGTATGGTTGATCACAACGTGTTGGCTTATGTGCATGGTAGATTGAGGCAGGTGAAGCAGACAGGCGACTTTTCCCCGTTCGGTAATGTTAGCGTGATAGCTGTCGGGGACTTCTATCAGTTGCCTCCCGTTaaagggaagcctctgtatagtagtcctgttggtgtggacctgtggtgcaatttcagcatcgtggagctgaaaaagatagttAGGCAGAAGGATAGTGTTTTTGCTGAGTTGCTTAATAGATTAAGAGTGCGTTCCAGGGCCACCCCAATGTTAGATAGCGATGTTGAAATGCTGAAGATGCGCGAGACcggcgaggtgagctcagccttgcatatctttgcgacaaataggcaagtaagtgagcacaacctaaattatctgtttgactgttgtcctgattatGTCACCGTTGAAGCGCAAGACTTTGTGAataacaggacaacagggaatttggaacGGATGCCTGGGCATCACGGCGTTGCGGCGGACACGTCTCTACCGGAGACTTTGTGTTTAGCGAGGAATGCGCGAGTGATGTTGTGTAAGAACGTGGATGTTGCGGACGGCCTGGTcaatggagcatgtggcacggttactcagttagtttttggagaggattccacgtttcctctcacCGTGTATGTCAGATTTGATGATGTGAATATTGGTTCAGATAGGAGGAAAaaccgtgcacatgcagcagtagaatgcctgcagtctactgccatTGATCCAGAGACTGAAAGAGCCACTAAACGCGGCGGTGTGcgtcgtcagtttcctctgaggttagcgtgggcttgcactgttcacaaagtgcaaggactcaCTGTGGACGAGGCCGTAGTGTCTTTGAAGAGGGTGTTTGCACCGGGGCAGGCATATGTAGCGCTTAGTCGTGTTAGggccttgtctggactgatcatcAGGGATTTTACAGAGAAGGTAATTTACTGCAAGGACGCCataaaggaggccttggatagcatgcctccatttttgattgagcagccaaagccttcattaaatgcacacagtttctctgtgtatttaatgaacgttcAAAATTTAAGTCGCCACTTGgtagatttggtgtcttgcacgcagcatttacagcttacctgtattgctgtgacagaaacgtggctcactgcacagtctTCATTAGACAGTGTCCAAATTGAAGGTTACACTTTCCACAGTCGTCCTCGaggcttgtgttacagcagcagtaacccCAAATTGTTAGAGCTAAAGGACCTAGAACATggtggagttggtttgtatAGTGTAGATAATTTGGACTGTAACATTCTGCAGGTACCCgatttgaatctggagtgtttggtgtgcctgtgcaacaaatttaacatattgttggCAGTAATATATCGTCCACCATGTTATCCAAAttgtttattcaaacaaaatctggggaggttacttgattggttacatccaatcagtaacacaattgtaataatgggggatttcaatgagaacattttaaaaacatcatcaatttcCAAATTTATGGGTGAAAAAGGTTTTAGTCAGCATGTGACACAAGAGACTACAGAGAAGGGGACACTCATTGATcatgtttatgttaaaacaacacgGTATGATGTGGAATGTGCAGTCATGCCCACGTATTTTAGTGATCATGAAggtgttttgtgtagttttagtGTTCAAGATGATCAGGGGTTAGCCGTTGACTTCGAGGAGGTAGAGGGCCTCTTCGAGTCAGACTTTGTTTTAGATGAGGATTAG